Genomic DNA from Salvia miltiorrhiza cultivar Shanhuang (shh) unplaced genomic scaffold, IMPLAD_Smil_shh fragScaff_scaffold_107_1, whole genome shotgun sequence:
CAGAGGGAGGAATGATGGAGAGGGCTGGGCCGTGAGAGGAAGCACCGGAGGTCGGCGGTGGCGCGGCCGGAGGCCAGGCGCGCTGCCTGCTACGaaaacagcagcagcagcggcagcctTCCTCGGCCGTCCGCCGCAGAGAACGCAAAGGAGAAGGGTGGCGCGAGGCGGCTGCACTATGCCAAAAacgcacatacataacactgcatagataacggtttttgaaaaaaccgttatctatgtgcgccttttttataatagataacggttttcgaaAAAATCGTTATCTATGTattgttatgtatgtgcatagataacggttttaagTAATGCGTTATGTATTAGTGTTATCTATTAGTCACAAAGATAACAGTACTTCGGAACCGTTATCAAAAGCGATATATATGTGCGTCTATTATAACGGTTATTTCTACTGTTACGAAAACTGTTATGTAAGAACATGGATACATAACGCTAAGCCTGAACCGttattttatccgttatctatgagctattatttttataacgACAATGTAAGCGTTAGGAAAACCGTTATATATGACTGTTTTTAACAACGATTATTCCGTCCGTTACGAGGactgttatgtatgtgcatcattttttttatcaattcattttttgaaaatcataatatatatattttcttaatcaAAAACATTTTTATCTAAACattaaaaataagagaaaattattttaaattattattttaatggattaaaagtaaaaaatattactaattttcatattagaaatttaattaacggttatgagaattttttttttcattttttccaattttgtgtaatttttttaaaaccataatatctatttttttaaacaaatacatgtttatctaaaaataaaagtataaaaaattattttcaaatttgtatttaaataaactatagttaattttaattattaaaactaaaataattttaaataaactaTGAGTGTTAAGTatgttaatttattaatttatgttatatattaaattttaatatcaCTACAAGTTTCtaatgatctctctctctctctctctctctctctctctcgttcgcCTACCCCGTCCCCAATCCGCCTTGTTGCCTCCCCCAGTCTGGCGCGTCTCCGGCAGCATCCTCCAGTCGGACGCGCCCCCGATCTGACTCTCTGTCTGCCCCGCCCCTTAATCTACCTCTTTCTCCCATCAAATCCTCCACCACGCTGTCTCCTCCCTACATGCCTTGCTTCCATCCGTCTCCCCCGGTCCGCCTAACCACCATGACGCATGTCGCGCTGTCGTCGGATGTGCAGGAGGACGGAACCCCCTACATCGGCGGCGCTGAGCGGGAGGAGTCTCCAGATTTTAAGCTTTTTGTGGGGAATTTGCCGTTTGATGTTGACAGCGCTGCGCTTGCCAACTTGTTTCAATAAGCCGGAAGTGTGGAGGAGGTTGAGGTGAGTCTATTTGTCTGGTACTCATTGAGATGCGTGATTTTGGTATTCAATttcgtgaatttgaatttggaaTGCTCTGTTGCTTGTTGGTTACTTGAAAAGGAATATATTAGGGTTCAGTTTTCAGAATCTCAAATTCTAAATTTGTATTGTTAACTGTGAGTGATGAATATATTGCTTAATGTCAGTTCTGTTTATTTGACTAGCTAAATTGAAATTTTGTATGGTTAGAGTGGTAGTATTTATACCTGGAATTGCTCTTTCATCCGCCATTGTTGCCTTTACTGTGAGTTCTCTTTGCTTGTTCTAGATGACAGAATTGTATAAGCTTTGCAATTAGTTATGTATATTTGTTGGTAATTGGGTTTTAGTTGATTATTTAATGGTGGAGAAGGAATTTCATTATGGGGATATAATCAAGGGCTAATTGACTAACATGCATCTGAAGGTATAACTCCAGTTGTTTAGAGTTAAGGTGGTCGAAGAGTTTGGTTGGAGTTAGGTGTCTCTATTGTTGGTCTACAGCTGGAAGCAAATTGAGATATCAATTAGTCTACGAAGAAAAGAAACAGAAGTTTCTTGCTTAAGGCTTGATGACTAACATGCACACTATGCTAATTAATTGAAGAACAGAGACAAAGAAATTTTCCTTTGGATCTATTTgggaaaaattataaaatggAGCCAATAGGTTTGGACTTAAGTTTTGGATTCACACCTTTGCGTGTTTGTAATTACGATTTTTCTGGCTTTCTCTGAAGTGATTGTAAGGTGTCGAGTTTGCAATTTATGTGATGTAAAATTAAGATGTTAGGACTTAATGTTAAGCGGGCATGAGAAAATAGGCAGACAAATGGAGCACTAGGGGTCAGTGTGGGTGCAAGTGGAAGAAGTTATTTTCCTCATCACCTGTACTGGCATTGGGTTAATGCTGCCAGGCCCTTTAATGAAAAGTACTAGTGAAATAATAGTGTCAGAGTTGATCTGCCCAAGCAGTTCTTCATGGCCATCTGTTTGTTATGCAATTGCTCCATCTAAGTTTGATCACGCGAATGATTTACTGCCATATTGTACTTTTGAATGTCTCACATTAAATGTTGATCACAATCTTGTTATCCTTCTCCACAATAACTTATGGGGTTTAGTGTATGACCATTTAACTGCATAGTGTCATGAGCAATTGTGAAACTCGATTCCTGAACAAAATTTTTGGCAATGATTACCATGTATTCTTCTTGTTCACAAATTTATTTGACTTGGTCATAAATTTATTTGACTCAGTTTCACATGTTGCACCTATTATGCTCATCCAAGGCCTTTGTTAAACCATTTGTTTTGGTGTTCTTGATTTGCTTTGAACATTTGGAACTATATGCTTCCTTCAGAAACTCGCATCAAATTGAAATATTCTGTAGGTTATTGTAGAATGTCGAGTCTTTGAAATTAGAGCATGAGAAAAGGGCAGCAGCTCTCAGAAAGTTAGAGATAAAGAATGCTGATTATATCAAGACTGAAAAGGCGAAAAAGGAAGTCGAGAAGTTGGAATCACAGATGATGGTTGTTGTGCAAGCTATTGAGACTGCCTCCATAGAGATAATCAAATTGAGGGAATCAGAGCTTTAACTTCAACTTCTTCAGCTTGTCAAGGGGTATGTCTTCTCCATTGTTGCCTTGTGTTCGGATACAAGTGAATAATACTCTTCCAGTTCACTTGTTATTggtttttgaatttatttggtGATAATAAGAGATTCTGCTATATGATCCTATATATGATTACAGGGAAGACTTCAGGAAGCAATACAAAGAAAAACATCCTAACAACAAATCAGTTGTTGCTGGTAGTAATTACTGCTTTTTATGATTTTGCTTATGTTCTTTTTTAGATCATGGAGTATCTTATACAATTAATGTAATGTGTTTAGGTTGGTAAAGCTGGTGGTGATAGGTGGAAGTCAAAAAATCAAGCTTGAGATGAATTTCTTGAGGTTTTCTATACCGAAGCTTCAATGTCACAGAGCATGTTGTGTTTACATTCTTACATTCTTGAAGGTATGATTGTGGCACAGAGCAATTCTGCGCATTGCTCTATATTCTTGCATATATGCTTTTTAAGTGTTTATCTCCTCATTTATGATGCTCTACATTGTGATTCTTGGTTGGCTCTTTGTATGATTGTGGCAGGTTTGTGGTGGATTAAATGAGTCGTACGTTGAGCTGAAGAgttttgtgaattcacaagaaaagttgTACCAGATGGCTAGCTAGtttcatatttaatatgtttagtaTTTTTGTAAGGCATAATAGTATTAGATAGAGCAGTTGATGAATTTTGACTATATTCAAATGGtgtatgaattcttttttatgataataatatatgaattttgattattttgtttAGAATCATTTCTATTTattgaaatagaaaataaagaaaattgtgaaaaataaaaaatatgttgaAATCTAAGAaagcatacataacggtaaagaattgttatgtataattgtAAAGATAACGTATAAAAATTAACTTTTATAACAGTCAGAACCGTTATATAACGTAAATAATTGTGTTATGGATTTGGATCATACTGTCATGtaaaatactatagataacggattttctcCGTTATGTATTTCGAtcataccgttatgtaaaatactatagataacggattttcttCGTTATGTATTTGGAtcataccgttatgtaaaatactatagataacggattgtctccgttatgtatgagcgccacatacataacaccactatacttaACGCAAGTTTTTTcgcatagataacggataaaatccgttatgtatgcgcGTGTTTGGCGTAGTGCTGGCAGCTGACGGCTGACGGCGAGTCCCGCCGAAGTGGCTGCAGCGGGGCGGCGGCGCGACTGGACTGGAGAGGGAGGCCGAAGGagcgagagagggagagaggcgtGAGTTGAGGGGGAGaaaggagagaaagagaaag
This window encodes:
- the LOC131002313 gene encoding uncharacterized protein LOC131002313, giving the protein MSRCRRMCRRTEPPTSAALSGRSLQILSFLWGICRLMLTALRLPTCFNKPEVWRRLRLVKLVVIGGSQKIKLEMNFLRFSIPKLQCHRACCVYILTFLKVCGGLNESYVELKSFVNSQEKLYQMAS